A genomic stretch from Helianthus annuus cultivar XRQ/B chromosome 1, HanXRQr2.0-SUNRISE, whole genome shotgun sequence includes:
- the LOC110878722 gene encoding uncharacterized protein LOC110878722, protein MTTVGPTMDQGNKLGVASVGKVQNSASGFKRWGRKGPFIRYGLPMISLTVFGALGLGHLLQGSKDIAKVKDDQEWEILETKKALSRTGPIEAYKPKNLSLEEELKALQQSVDINNYEYKKIPKPNEG, encoded by the exons ATGACAACAGTTGGACCAACAATGGATCAAGGTAATAAACTTGGTGTCGCAAGTGTTGGTAAAGTTCAGAATTCAGCTTCAGGGTTCAAAAGGTGGGGAAGAAAAGGGCCATTTATCAGGTACGGGCTTCCTATGATTTCACTCACCGTGTTTGGAGCACTCGGGCTTGGTCATCTATTGCAGGGCAG CAAAGATATAGCTAAGGTGAAGGATGACCAAGAGTGGGAGATCCTCGAAACAAAAAAGGCCCTTTCGAGAACAGGACCGATTGAAGCTTACAAACCTAAGAACTTGTCACTGGAGGAGGAGCTAAAG GCTTTGCAGCAGAGTGTTGACATAAACAACTATGAATATAAGAAGATCCCCAAGCCGAATGAAGGTTAA
- the LOC110878713 gene encoding uncharacterized protein LOC110878713 — protein sequence MASRFQAAILVSSPMCSNAIAWSDENLIAAASGYCVTIMNPAMPFGPKGLITIPDIKPFPVGVIESKDLDSGCMLPTCLSREARPCVRSISWSPLGFAPNAGCLLAVCTTKGVVKVYRSPFCEFSADWVEVMDISEMLHTYFAKIRYGEAHVASPEDSSQVNFKQGNHEDGPIAHLRIRSKGKRQNNSSFISAEQYAHRSAMLSSLVAVWSPMLDSESARRFCVLAVGAKSGIISFWRVHEPQCYSITQGSNPAPVASFVGFIQAHNSWITAISFSKFVSDGSPQLLLSTGSSDGSVKLWRVYISDLLKSTEDSHASFSLLKEVISIGSGACTVLSLLLPDTSPHKIILAVGRGSGSLELLTYDTSVGTFDVSGSHHAHNQAVTGLAWAFDGQCLYSCSQDNSLHSWIIKGYSLHEVPLPSNILGVKMSTDVPSVSDACFGIAVSPANLVLAVVRRFDVNALNPMYQKSSLKAVVEFFWIGGQKLQDDGASDDESLVCWGRNMLWSLNQYVHRLDKPLVVWDMIAALSAFIKKSEVSYVEQILVKWLTSSLGFECAPSLESVFPHVYRLSSRQLHLLNIINRHVILREAKLDDGEHTFARKESKVWITLLEMCEKHIRERLVGCSFSAILNGNLQLAGLAQMRLWVAKNDYMVQDHVKRLASEVKKIKKRYVAEAEDEHCSYCSAGVPFEDTDVAYCRSVDRHKMARCAVSMVVCSLSPLWFCVSCMRQVSNLAPETLFTLLRYPAPSVDQKGDIILSKPLCPFCGILLQRLQPMFLLSTLPV from the exons ATGGCCTCAAGGTTCCAGGCGGCGATACTTGTATCTTCACCTATGTGCTCAAATGCGATTGCATGGTCTGATGAAAACTTGATCGCTGCTGCCTCTGGATATTGCGTTACAATCATG AACcctgctatgccatttggacctAAAGGTTTAATCACAATTCCCGACATCAAACCTTTTCCAGTTGGTGTTATAGAGAGCAAAG ATTTGGACTCCGGTTGTATGTTGCCTACGTGTTTGTCTCGTGAAGCTCGTCCTTGTGTACGCTCAATATCTTGGTCTCCACTTGGATTCGCTCCTAATGCTGG GTGTTTGCTTGCTGTTTGCACCACTAAAGGGGTGGTTAAGGTCTACCGCTCGCCGTTTTGTGAATTTTCTGCTGACTGGGTAGAG GTTATGGATATATCTGAAATGTTACATACGTATTTTGCAAAAATAAGATATGGGGAGGCTCACGTTGCATCTCCAGAAGAC TCTAGCCAAGTTAATTTCAAGCAAGGGAACCATGAGGATGGACCGATAGCTCATTTACGAATCAGAAGCAAAGGCAAAAGACAAAATAATTCCTCCTTTATAAGTGCAGAGCAGTATGCTCATCGTAGTGCAATGCTTTCATCGCTTGTTGCTGTGTGGTCCCCGATGCTTGATAGTGAGTCAGCAAGGAGGTTTTGCGTACTTGCCGTTGGTGCGAAAAGTGGAATAATATCGTTTTGGAGAGTCCATGAACCGCAATGCTACTCCATAACACAAGGAAGCAATCCCGCTCCCGTTGCATCATTCGTAGGCTTCATCCAAGCCCACAACTCTTGGATCACCGCAATCAGTTTCTCGAAGTTTGTTTCCGATGGATCACCTCAGCTTCTATTGTCAACCGGATCCTCTGATGGCAG TGTGAAACTCTGGCGGGTATATATCAGTGACCTGCTCAAGTCCACTGAAGACAGTCATGCTTCATTTTCTCTGTTGAAGGAA GTTATAAGTATTGGGTCAGGCGCTTGCACTGTACTTTCACTTCTTCTTCCGGATACTTCCCCGCACAAGATAATCTTGGCTGTTGGCAGAGGTTCTGGATCGTTAGAACTATTGACTTATGACACCTCCGTTGGAACGTTTGACGTATCTGGGTCACATCATGCGCATAACCAAGCT GTTACAGGTTTGGCTTGGGCTTTTGATGGACAATGCTTGTACAGCTGTAGCCAG gATAATTCTTTGCATAGTTGGATTATAAAAGGATATTCGCTCCATGAAGTACCTTTACCTTCAAATATTCTTGGTGTTAAGATGTCTACCGAT GTCCCTAGTGTGTCTGATGCTTGTTTCGGTATAGCAGTGTCGCCTGCCAACCTTGTGCTTGCTGTG GTTCGACGCTTTGATGTTAATGCGTTAAACCCAATGTATCAGAA GTCATCACTGAAGGCTGTCGTTGAATTCTTCTGGATTGGCGGGCAAAAGCTGCAAGATGACGGTGCATCTGACGATGAAAGTTTAGTTTGTTGGGGACGTAACATGTTATGGTCGTTAAATCAGTATGTTCATCGTCTTGATAAGCCTCTGGTTGTATGGGACATGATAGCAGCGTTATCGGCTTTCATAAAAAAATCCGAAGTTAGCTACGTGGAGCAAATACTCGTTAAGTGGCTGACGTCTAGTCTCGGATTTGAGTGTGCTCCTTCTCTTGAAAGCGTTTTTCCACACGTCTATAGATTATCTTCACGCCAATTGCATCTACTTAATATTATTAATAGGCATGTTATACTTAGAGAAGCGAAGTTGGATGATGGCGAGCATACATTCGCGAGGAAAGAATCAAAAGTATGGATTACGCTTCTTGAAATGTGTGAAAAACATATTCGAGAAAGGCTCGTTGGTTGTAGTTTTTCCGCCATACTAAACGGTAACTTGCAGCTTGCTGGATTGGCACAAATGAGACTCTGGGTCGCAAAAAACGACTACATGGTTCAAGATCATGTAAAACGCCTTGCTTCTGAAGTAAAAAAGATTAAGAAAAG ATATGTAGCCGAAGCAGAAGACGAGCATTGTAGCTACTGTTCAGCAGGTGTTCCATTTGAGGATACAGACGTTGCGTATTGCCGAAGTGTTGATAGGCATAAAATGGCTAGATGTGCGGTTTCTATGGTCGTGTGCTCTCTTTCTCCGTTATGGTTTTGTGTATCTTGCATGAGACAAGTCTCAAATTTGGCTCCGGAGACTCTTTTTACATTGCTCAGATACCCTGCGCCGTCTGTGGACCAAAAAGGTGACATAATATTGTCAAAACCGTTGTGTCCGTTTTGTGGGATACTGCTGCAAAGGTTGCAGCCGATGTTTCTACTTTCAACGCTACCTGTATAG
- the LOC110878693 gene encoding protein TIC 62, chloroplastic isoform X2, whose translation MAFKLFTPITHLQIPIFHSQFLQPTPVFPSSSLPTNLLSSKLHSRQKSSVCINSLKQETLQSPTPTSTSSNKLVLVIGGTGGVGQLVVASLLDRDVKLRLLLRNPEKATTLFGEQEKDKLQVVKGDTRNSEDLDPSMFEGVTHVICSTGTTAFPSRRWDGDNTPERVDWEGVRNLVSALPRSLSRIILVSSVGVTKSNELPWSIMNLFGVLKYKKMGEDFVINSGLPYTIIRPGRLTDGPYTSYDLNTLLKATAGERRAVLIGQG comes from the exons atgGCTTTCAAACTATTCACTCCCATTACACACCTCCAAATCCCCATTTTCCACTCCCAATTCCTTCAACCCACTCCTGTttttccttcatcttcacttCCAACAAACCTTTTGTCTTCAAAGCTTCATTCACGACAGAAATCGTCTGTTTGTATCAATTCACTGAAACAGGAAACACTTCAGAGCCCCACCCCAACTTCTACATCATCTAATAAGCTTGTTCTCGTCATTGGAGGCACCGGTGGAGTCG GACAATTAGTGGTAGCATCATTGCTGGATCGGGATGTTAAATTGCGATTATTACTCCGAAATCCGGAGAAAGCCACTACTCTATTTGGAGAACAAGAAAAGGACAAATTGCAG GTGGTTAAAGGTGACACTCGAAATTCAGAGGATCTCGACCCATCTATGTTTGAG GGTGTAACTCATGTTATTTGCTCCACGGGTACTACAGCCTTTCCATCACGGCGATGGGATGGGGATAACACACCTGAAAGAGTAG ATTGGGAAGGCGTGAGAAACCTTGTGTCGGCACTGCCTCGGTCACTGTCAAGAATCATCCTAGTTTCATCGGTAGGAGTAACCAAGTCTAACGAATTACCATGGAG CATCATGAACCTTTTTGGTGTTCTAAAATATAAGAAGATGGGGGAGGACTTTGTTATTAACTCCGGCCTTCCTTATACGATAATAAG ACCTGGTAGGTTGACAGATGGACCTTATACATCATATGATCTAAATACTCTGCTCAAAGCTACTGCAGGTGAAAGACGAGCCGTTCTTATTGGTCAAG GGTGA
- the LOC110878693 gene encoding protein TIC 62, chloroplastic isoform X1: protein MAFKLFTPITHLQIPIFHSQFLQPTPVFPSSSLPTNLLSSKLHSRQKSSVCINSLKQETLQSPTPTSTSSNKLVLVIGGTGGVGQLVVASLLDRDVKLRLLLRNPEKATTLFGEQEKDKLQVVKGDTRNSEDLDPSMFEGVTHVICSTGTTAFPSRRWDGDNTPERVDWEGVRNLVSALPRSLSRIILVSSVGVTKSNELPWSIMNLFGVLKYKKMGEDFVINSGLPYTIIRPGRLTDGPYTSYDLNTLLKATAGERRAVLIGQGDKLVGEVSRLVVAEACIQALNIDFTENQIYEINSVPGDGPGSDTEKWKELFKAAQLQKV, encoded by the exons atgGCTTTCAAACTATTCACTCCCATTACACACCTCCAAATCCCCATTTTCCACTCCCAATTCCTTCAACCCACTCCTGTttttccttcatcttcacttCCAACAAACCTTTTGTCTTCAAAGCTTCATTCACGACAGAAATCGTCTGTTTGTATCAATTCACTGAAACAGGAAACACTTCAGAGCCCCACCCCAACTTCTACATCATCTAATAAGCTTGTTCTCGTCATTGGAGGCACCGGTGGAGTCG GACAATTAGTGGTAGCATCATTGCTGGATCGGGATGTTAAATTGCGATTATTACTCCGAAATCCGGAGAAAGCCACTACTCTATTTGGAGAACAAGAAAAGGACAAATTGCAG GTGGTTAAAGGTGACACTCGAAATTCAGAGGATCTCGACCCATCTATGTTTGAG GGTGTAACTCATGTTATTTGCTCCACGGGTACTACAGCCTTTCCATCACGGCGATGGGATGGGGATAACACACCTGAAAGAGTAG ATTGGGAAGGCGTGAGAAACCTTGTGTCGGCACTGCCTCGGTCACTGTCAAGAATCATCCTAGTTTCATCGGTAGGAGTAACCAAGTCTAACGAATTACCATGGAG CATCATGAACCTTTTTGGTGTTCTAAAATATAAGAAGATGGGGGAGGACTTTGTTATTAACTCCGGCCTTCCTTATACGATAATAAG ACCTGGTAGGTTGACAGATGGACCTTATACATCATATGATCTAAATACTCTGCTCAAAGCTACTGCAGGTGAAAGACGAGCCGTTCTTATTGGTCAAG GAGATAAACTTGTAGGAGAGGTTAGTAGGCTGGTAGTTGCAGAAGCTTGCATACAAGCATTGAACATAGATTTCACTGAAAACCAAATATATGAAATCAACTCAGTCCCG GGTGATGGACCAGGAAGTGACACAGAAAAATGGAAAGAACTGTTTAAAGCTGCACAACTTCAAAAAGTATGA
- the LOC110878684 gene encoding ABC transporter G family member 23: MASCLNPSTVEDDSAALFTASDDNSPDQSTSPSSSSHRSLPPPYPPKPSYKLTVKNLSYTIKTDPQFTLPWLLNNPNHINILKSVSFVAQSSEIMAIVGPSGSGKSSLLHFISGRVRNNTLDPKTTISLNDFPITSPSQMKKICGFVAQEDNLLPLLTVKETLMYSAKFRLKEMSSKEKEERVECLIRELGLVHVRDSFVGDEDDRGISGGERKRVSIGVDMIPDPPILLLDEPTSGLDSSSALQVIELLSNMARSKQRTIILSIHQPSYRVLQYISNFLILSNGSVVHNGSLDSLEETINELGFEIPTQLNALEFSMEIKEVLETSYNRKEPVVTFGELVEPSFATVWAEQTNGTFQELLRRDQSVERRRYKHGLHEILILCTRFWKTIYRTKQLFLARTMQAVVGGLGLGSVYVNVKNNENGIAERLGLFAFSLSFLLSSTVEALPIFLQERRVLMKEASRGAYKTSSYMIANTIVFLPFLFVVGLLFAIPVYWLVGLNPSFMPFAFFVFVVWLIVLMASSLVLFLSAVSPDFISGNSLICTVLGAFFLFSGYFIPKEVIPKYWMFMYYVSLYRYPLDSWLVNEYWGRREVCFSQEGPGSTCSITGKDILKGRGLESDTRWMNVGTMFGFFVFYRVLCWIILSRKVSKTTI; this comes from the coding sequence ATGGCATCTTGTCTCAACCCTTCCACCGTCGAAGACGACTCCGCCGCCCTCTTCACTGCCTCCGACGACAACTCCCCGGATCAATCTACCAGCCCGTCGTCCTCCTCCCACCGTTCACTACCACCACCCTACCCCCCCAAACCATCATACAAACTCACTGTCAAAAACCTCTCCTACACCATCAAAACAGACCCCCAATTCACACTTCCATGGCTCCTAAACAATCCAAACCATATAAACATTCTCAAATCGGTATCCTTCGTCGCGCAAAGCTCGGAAATTATGGCAATCGTCGGGCCAAGCGGCAGTGGCAAGTCGAGTTTACTCCACTTCATATCCGGTCGTGTTAGAAACAACACTTTGGATCCCAAAACCACCATTTCACTTAACGATTTCCCGATCACGAGCCCTTCACAAATGAAGAAGATATGCGGGTTTGTGGCACAAGAAGATAACTTGCTTCCGTTGCTAACCGTGAAGGAAACTTTAATGTATAGTGCCAAGTTCAGGCTAAAAGAAATGAGTtcgaaagagaaagaagagagggTCGAGTGTTTGATTCGTGAGCTTGGTTTGGTTCATGTACGTGATAGTTTTGTAGGGGATGAAGATGATCGTGGTATATCGGGAGGAGAGAGAAAACGGGTATCCATTGGTGTCGATATGATTCCTGACCCGCCTATTTTACTTCTTGACGAGCCAACATCTGGGTTAGATAGTAGCTCGGCTTTGCAAGTGATCGAGCTGCTATCTAACATGGCTAGATCAAAGCAACGGACCATTATTTTATCGATCCACCAACCGAGTTATCGCGTCCTCCAATACATATCAAACTTTTTGATCCTCTCAAATGGTTCGGTGGTCCATAACGGCTCCCTCGATTCGCTCGAGGAAACCATTAACGAGTTGGGATTCGAAATTCCAACACAACTCAACGCACTCGAGTTCTCAATGGAAATCAAAGAGGTTCTTGAAACATCATATAACAGGAAAGAACCCGTTGTTACTTTTGGAGAACTTGTGGAGCCATCTTTCGCTACAGTTTGGGCCGAACAAACTAATGGCACCTTTCAAGAGCTGTTAAGGCGGGATCAAAGCGTGGAAAGACGTCGATATAAACACGGGTTACACGAGATTCTAATTCTTTGCACGCGGTTTTGGAAGACGATTTATAGGACCAAACAACTGTTCTTAGCAAGAACAATGCAAGCAGTTGTTGGAGGACTCGGTTTAGGGAGCGTTTATGTAAACGTTAAAAACAATGAAAACGGGATCGCTGAAAGATTAGGTCTTTTCGCCTTTAGTCTTAGTTTTCTTCTTTCTTCTACTGTAGAAGCACTTCCTATATTCCTTCAAGAACGCCGGGTCTTGATGAAAGAAGCATCACGAGGAGCCTACAAGACGTCTTCGTATATGATCGCCAATACCATCGTGTTCCTACCATTTCTTTTTGTGGTCGGGCTTCTGTTCGCCATTCCAGTATACTGGCTAGTCGGGTTGAACCCATCGTTCATGCCATTCGCCTTTTTCGTGTTTGTGGTCTGGCTCATTGTACTCATGGCTAGCTCTTTGGTTCTCTTTTTAAGTGCGGTTTCACCCGATTTCATATCCGGGAATTCACTCATTTGCACGGTTCTTGGTGCGTTTTTTCTCTTTTCGGGCTACTTTATACCAAAAGAAGTAATCCCGAAATACTGGATGTTTATGTACTATGTGTCGTTGTATCGATACCCGTTGGACTCGTGGTTGGTTAACGAGTATTGGGGCCGGAGGGAGGTTTGTTTCTCTCAGGAGGGTCCTGGTTCGACATGTTCCATCACCGGGAAAGACATCTTGAAGGGTAGAGGGCTCGAATCGGACACTAGATGGATGAATGTAGGGACCATGTTTGGTTTCTTTGTGTTTTATAGGGTGCTATGTTGGATCATTCTTTCAAGAAAGGTCTCTAAAACTACAATATGA